The DNA sequence GGGCGAGCATGGCCAGGGTGATGAACCGGTGCCAGCCGGTCCAGCCGCGGACCTGGTAGTGGTCCAGGCCGACCTGGCCCTTGCCGGTCTGGAACAGTTCCTCGATGCTCCAGCGTGAGCCGGCGACCCGCACGAGGGTGTGCAGCGGCACCGGGCGGGGTGACCAGCACAGGTAGAAGGCCAGTTCGCCGGTGGCGCGGTTGCGTCGGATGAGTAGCCACCGGTGTTCGCCGGGTCGGGTGGCGGTGGTGATCCAGGCCCACAGGTAGTCGCGGGCTCCTTTGGCTCCCGGACCGCAGCTGCGTGGTTGCCATCCGGTGGTGGGGATCCGTTCGGCGAGGGTGTCGCCGCGTACGAGGGTGCGGCCGTCGTTGATCGCCACACGCCGGTCGTAGCCGACCGCCAGGACGTAGCCGATCCCGCAGTTTTCCAGATCGGCGCGTAGGCCGGGATCGGCCCCGTAGACCTCGTCGGCGGTCACCCAGCCGACCGGGACGCCGGCGTCGATCGCGGCGGCGATCATCTGTCGGGCCAGGGCCGGTTTCGTGGCGAACCCGACCTGGTCGGGGACGCCGGCGGCGGCGCGACGTTCGGGCTGGTCGCACCAGGTCGTCTCCGGCAGGTAGAGCCGACGGTCGATCAACGCCCGGCCCGCAGGCGAGACGTAGGCCAGGAACACTCCGACCTGGCTGTTCTCCACACGCTCGGCGGTGCCCGTGTACTGCCGCTGCACCCCGACCGACCTCGTTCCCTTCTTAGTACGGCAGCCGCCGTTCGTGATCAGTGCTGAAGCTCGAGGTTGAGGCGGCGTGTGTAGTGGGATCGTCGGGCTTGGGCTTGATGCCGGCGCCGTCAGCCTGACCAGTGCAAACGGTGGGTTAGATCGCTGATCGGGCGGATGATGCAGGCGTTGATGAGGCGGCGGACTTCGTTGACCGTCAGCTTGATCAGTCCGGTGTCGGCCGGGTCGTGGTGGGCCGCGTCCGCGGCGCAGATCGCCAGCACGGCGAGAGCGGCCAGGGCGAGAGTGGTGAACCGGTGCCAGGAGTCCCAGCGGCGGACCTGGTGCTGGTCCAGGCCGACCTGACTCTTGGCGGCCTGGAAGCTCGTTTCGACGGTCCAACGGATGCCCGCGACCCGCACGAACTGGGCGAGGGCGGCCGGTTGCGGGGTCCAGCAACGGTAGAAGGCCAGTTCACCGGTGGTGGCGTTGCGGCGGACCAGAAGGCTGTGCCGGCCGCCGTCGTCAGGGTCAGCGTCGGTGCACACATCGTCGAGCCAGGCCCAGTCGTAGAAGCGGGGACCCTTCGACCCGGCGCCGGCTGATCGGCGCTGCCAGGCCGATGCCGGTAGTTCGGCGGCTACCCGGTCGGCGCGAACGCGGGTCTTGCCGCCATCGAGCGGGATCAGATGGCTGCAGGACACAGCCAGGACGTAGCCGAGCCCGTGTCCGCGAAGGTGAGCGCGGAAGACGGCGCTGTTGCCGTATGCCTCGTCCGCGGCCGCCCAGCCAGCCGGAACACCGGCGTCGATCGCGGCGGTGATCATGTCGGCGGCCAGCTGCGACTTGGTGGCGAATCCGATCTCGTCGGGCACGCCGGCGGCTTGGCAGCGGTCCCGGTCGTCGGTCCACGACGCCGGCAGATACACACGTCGGTCGATCAGGGTGTGCCCGCTCGCGCCGGCGTAGCCCAGAAACACCCCGACCTGGCTGTTTTCGATCCGCCCGGCGGTGCCGCTGTACTGCCGCTGTACTCCGACCGAATGCTGGCCCTTCTTCAGATCTCCGGTCTCGTCGACCACCAGGACCGCGTCCGGGCCACCGAACCGGTCGGTGATCAGCTGCCGCAGGTCGTCGCGGACGGCGTCGGCGTCCCACACCGCCCGGTACAGCAGCCGCTGAATCGCATCCGGACGGGCGTGACCGGCCTGCTCGGCCAACTGCCAGCACGTCTTCACCTCAAGATCGGACAACAGCCCGGTCACGAACGCTGTCGCCGCACGGCGAGGCTCCACCCGCCCGAACCGGCCCGCGAAGCACCCGAGCACCCCGGCCAGCACACGCTCCCACCGAGCAACGGCTACGCTGTGGCACGCGGCCACCGCAAGATCTGATGTTGTGTCCACAACGCACAGACGATCACGC is a window from the Polymorphospora rubra genome containing:
- a CDS encoding IS701 family transposase, encoding MLAGVLGCFAGRFGRVEPRRAATAFVTGLLSDLEVKTCWQLAEQAGHARPDAIQRLLYRAVWDADAVRDDLRQLITDRFGGPDAVLVVDETGDLKKGQHSVGVQRQYSGTAGRIENSQVGVFLGYAGASGHTLIDRRVYLPASWTDDRDRCQAAGVPDEIGFATKSQLAADMITAAIDAGVPAGWAAADEAYGNSAVFRAHLRGHGLGYVLAVSCSHLIPLDGGKTRVRADRVAAELPASAWQRRSAGAGSKGPRFYDWAWLDDVCTDADPDDGGRHSLLVRRNATTGELAFYRCWTPQPAALAQFVRVAGIRWTVETSFQAAKSQVGLDQHQVRRWDSWHRFTTLALAALAVLAICAADAAHHDPADTGLIKLTVNEVRRLINACIIRPISDLTHRLHWSG